A DNA window from Thermosynechococcaceae cyanobacterium Okahandja contains the following coding sequences:
- a CDS encoding NAD(P)(+) transhydrogenase (Re/Si-specific) subunit beta: MDWITRIEELSYLAAAALFIVGLKQLGSPATARQGNRLAALGMFLAIVVTLLDRQIISFTGILAAIGLGSLIGAVAAYKVEMTAMPQMVGLLNGLGGAASALVGIGEFCRIVAVGDPLPLSTLVTIILGVLIGGVTLTGSLVAFGKLQGLISGTPVIFPMQQGINLGLLVAFLATSILIWLDPAQTGAFWGLVALSSLLGILFVLPIGGADMPVVISLLNSLSGLAASAAGFIVGNSMLIIAGALVGASGLILTQIMCKAMNRSLANVLFSGFGGGSSQAAGGGLSAATAKSVRTIDPEESAMMLGYAKSVVIVPGYGMAVAQAQHSVKELADQLERLGVEVKYAIHPVAGRMPGHMNVLLAEANVPYPQLKDMEDINPEFEHVDVALVIGANDVVNPAARTNPGSPVYGMPILDVDRAHHTIVIKRSLSPGFAGIDNELFYKDKTLMMFGSAKEVLNNLIAEVKHL, translated from the coding sequence ATGGATTGGATAACACGGATTGAAGAGTTAAGTTATTTGGCGGCAGCCGCCCTGTTTATTGTTGGCCTGAAGCAGTTAGGCTCCCCGGCAACGGCACGGCAAGGGAATCGTCTTGCGGCCTTGGGGATGTTCCTAGCCATTGTGGTCACCCTGTTAGACCGCCAAATTATTAGTTTTACGGGCATTTTGGCCGCCATTGGTTTGGGTAGCCTAATTGGTGCCGTGGCGGCCTACAAAGTAGAGATGACCGCCATGCCCCAGATGGTGGGGCTGCTCAACGGTTTGGGCGGTGCCGCCTCCGCCTTGGTGGGTATTGGTGAATTTTGCCGTATTGTTGCCGTTGGCGATCCGCTCCCCTTAAGTACTCTTGTCACGATTATTTTGGGCGTGCTGATTGGTGGGGTAACGTTGACCGGTAGCTTAGTAGCCTTTGGCAAGTTGCAGGGACTCATTTCGGGTACCCCCGTGATCTTTCCGATGCAGCAGGGGATTAATCTTGGCCTACTGGTTGCGTTTTTGGCCACCAGTATTCTAATTTGGCTAGATCCGGCCCAGACGGGCGCGTTTTGGGGCTTGGTGGCCCTGTCGAGCCTTTTGGGGATTCTCTTTGTCCTGCCCATTGGTGGGGCCGATATGCCCGTGGTCATTTCGCTGTTGAACTCCCTCTCGGGTCTTGCGGCAAGCGCTGCCGGCTTTATCGTGGGCAACAGTATGCTGATTATTGCCGGTGCCCTTGTGGGTGCCTCGGGCTTAATCCTGACCCAGATCATGTGCAAGGCGATGAACCGGTCCTTGGCCAATGTGCTCTTTAGTGGCTTTGGTGGCGGTAGCTCGCAGGCGGCGGGCGGTGGCCTGAGCGCTGCAACGGCAAAATCGGTGCGGACCATTGACCCCGAAGAAAGTGCCATGATGCTGGGCTATGCCAAATCGGTGGTGATTGTGCCGGGCTATGGCATGGCGGTGGCGCAGGCGCAGCACAGTGTTAAGGAATTGGCGGATCAACTGGAACGGCTTGGGGTAGAGGTGAAGTACGCCATTCATCCGGTGGCGGGTCGGATGCCAGGCCACATGAATGTGCTGCTGGCGGAGGCCAATGTTCCCTACCCGCAACTTAAGGATATGGAGGACATTAACCCCGAATTTGAACATGTGGATGTGGCTCTAGTGATTGGTGCTAATGATGTGGTGAATCCGGCTGCCCGTACGAACCCCGGCAGTCCGGTGTACGGTATGCCGATTCTGGATGTGGATCGCGCCCACCACACCATCGTCATTAAGCGCAGTCTCAGTCCCGGTTTTGCTGGCATTGATAACGAGTTGTTCTACAAAGACAAAACGTTGATGATGTTTGGCAGTGCCAAGGAGGTGCTCAATAACCTAATTGCCGAAGTCAAGCACCTCTAG
- a CDS encoding Re/Si-specific NAD(P)(+) transhydrogenase subunit alpha, translating into MKVGVVKEREVGEQRVALIPDVVAKLVQQGYSICVEAGAGDMAHFSDDDYRAAGADICPSIEEVWGGVDVLLKVSPLRDREVEWIRPGTTLISFLNPLGNPWQMQHLAERHITAFALECIPRTSRAQSMDALSSQAAVAGYAAVLLAASNLPRFFPMLTTAAGTIPPAKVFVIGAGVAGLQAIATARRLGAVVEAFDIRPAVKEEVQSLGAKFVEVPLEEETVASGGYAKEVSEAAKHKTQEAIAAHVHTADVVITTAQIPGKPAPLLVTERMVASMKPGAVIVDLAAEQGGNCACTEPGRSICHQRVTIIGPINLPSSMAVHASQMYAKNIATLLRYLTPDRHLQLNFGDDIIDAACITHEGHVRNPRVLQLLYPADTLAVSV; encoded by the coding sequence ATGAAAGTTGGGGTCGTTAAAGAACGCGAAGTGGGAGAGCAGCGGGTTGCCCTCATTCCCGATGTGGTTGCCAAGCTCGTACAGCAGGGCTACAGCATTTGTGTGGAAGCGGGAGCGGGCGATATGGCTCACTTCAGCGATGATGACTATCGAGCGGCCGGTGCAGACATTTGTCCCTCCATCGAGGAGGTGTGGGGTGGCGTTGACGTGTTGCTGAAGGTGTCCCCCCTGCGGGATCGAGAAGTGGAGTGGATTCGCCCAGGCACAACCCTCATTAGTTTCCTCAACCCCCTAGGGAACCCATGGCAGATGCAGCACCTAGCGGAGCGCCATATCACGGCCTTTGCCCTTGAGTGTATTCCCCGCACCAGTCGTGCCCAGAGTATGGATGCGTTGTCCTCCCAAGCGGCAGTGGCAGGCTACGCGGCAGTGCTGTTGGCCGCCTCGAATTTACCGCGCTTTTTTCCCATGCTCACCACCGCCGCAGGCACGATTCCCCCGGCCAAAGTGTTTGTGATTGGGGCAGGGGTGGCCGGGTTGCAGGCGATCGCCACCGCCCGACGGCTAGGAGCGGTTGTCGAAGCCTTTGATATTCGCCCCGCCGTCAAAGAAGAAGTGCAAAGCCTAGGCGCCAAATTTGTCGAGGTGCCCCTCGAAGAAGAGACCGTTGCCTCAGGGGGCTATGCCAAGGAAGTATCTGAGGCTGCCAAACACAAAACCCAAGAGGCCATTGCCGCCCACGTCCACACCGCCGATGTGGTCATTACCACAGCTCAGATTCCGGGTAAACCCGCCCCCCTATTGGTGACCGAGCGGATGGTGGCCAGTATGAAACCCGGTGCTGTGATTGTGGATCTGGCGGCGGAGCAAGGAGGCAACTGTGCCTGTACCGAGCCGGGCCGCTCCATCTGCCATCAGCGGGTAACCATCATTGGCCCGATTAATCTGCCCTCTTCGATGGCTGTTCACGCCAGCCAAATGTACGCCAAAAACATTGCCACCCTCTTGCGGTACCTCACACCGGATCGACACCTGCAGCTCAACTTTGGGGATGACATTATCGATGCAGCCTGTATTACCCACGAAGGCCATGTCCGCAACCCGCGGGTTCTGCAACTGCTTTACCCGGCTGATACCTTGGCGGTGAGCGTTTGA
- a CDS encoding NAD(P) transhydrogenase subunit alpha produces MTDPILVGLIIFVLASFVGFEVINKVPPTLHTPLMSGSNAISGIAVIGALLMAGSGHTPLTVALGFVATVLATVNVVGGFLVTDRMLQMFKR; encoded by the coding sequence ATGACAGATCCGATTCTTGTTGGTCTGATAATTTTTGTGCTGGCCAGTTTTGTTGGCTTTGAGGTGATTAATAAGGTTCCCCCCACCCTCCACACTCCCCTCATGTCCGGTTCAAATGCCATTTCGGGCATTGCGGTCATTGGGGCACTGCTGATGGCCGGTAGTGGTCACACGCCGCTAACGGTTGCCCTTGGTTTTGTGGCGACGGTTTTGGCCACCGTCAATGTGGTGGGGGGCTTTTTAGTCACCGACCGGATGTTGCAAATGTTTAAGCGGTGA